Proteins encoded by one window of Micromonospora coxensis:
- a CDS encoding DUF397 domain-containing protein, whose product MGQHPKGDFDLSRAVWQRAEGDTSDSAVEVAFVDDLIGMRNSAEPDGPVLVFTQAEWDAFVAGAQDGEFDLS is encoded by the coding sequence ATGGGTCAGCACCCCAAGGGCGACTTCGACCTGTCCCGGGCGGTCTGGCAGCGGGCCGAGGGCGACACCTCCGACAGTGCGGTCGAGGTGGCCTTCGTCGACGACCTGATCGGCATGCGCAACTCCGCCGAGCCGGACGGCCCGGTGCTCGTCTTCACCCAGGCCGAGTGGGACGCCTTCGTGGCCGGCGCCCAGGACGGCGAGTTCGACCTGAGTTGA
- a CDS encoding cytochrome P450 — translation MSATPADRSPESTLAFLREGYRYVSSRCERYGSDIFTARLLLERTICLRGRPAAELFYDTGRFRRTGAMPKRGQRTLTGQGGVQGLDGAAHTARKAMFLSVMTPGAVRQLGQLFADEWRARIPVWEADGPVVLYDEVAPMLMRAVCAWAGVPLAESEVARRTAQMHAMIGSPATLGPRYWRGRLGRRRAEHWIADIVERARVGTLPAPEGSALRAVAEHRDDRGRLLPRRIAAVELLNVLRPTVAVDRYLVFAALALHDHPAWRDRVRGDDDATEWFVQEVRRYYPFFPVAAARVRQSFDWQGHHFPRGRRVLLDLYGTNHHPDVWPEPERFRPERFAGWRDDPYGFVPQGGGEHLGGHRCAGEWITIELMKRAVTLLTTAMRYEVPPQDLALDLSRMPTLPPSGFLLENVRRTD, via the coding sequence ATGTCCGCCACCCCCGCCGACCGCAGCCCGGAGAGCACGCTGGCGTTCCTCCGCGAGGGGTACCGGTACGTCAGCTCCCGCTGCGAGCGCTACGGCAGCGACATCTTCACCGCCCGACTGCTGCTGGAGCGGACCATCTGCCTGCGCGGCCGGCCGGCCGCCGAACTCTTCTACGACACCGGGCGCTTCCGTCGGACGGGGGCGATGCCGAAGCGGGGCCAGCGGACGTTGACCGGGCAGGGCGGCGTGCAGGGGCTCGACGGGGCGGCGCACACCGCCCGCAAGGCCATGTTCCTGTCGGTGATGACCCCCGGCGCGGTCCGGCAGCTGGGCCAACTCTTCGCCGACGAGTGGCGGGCCCGGATCCCGGTCTGGGAGGCCGACGGCCCGGTCGTCCTCTACGACGAGGTCGCCCCGATGCTGATGCGGGCGGTCTGCGCCTGGGCGGGAGTGCCGCTGGCCGAGTCCGAGGTGGCCCGCCGCACCGCCCAGATGCACGCGATGATCGGCAGCCCGGCGACGCTCGGCCCGCGCTACTGGCGTGGCCGCCTCGGCCGCCGCCGCGCCGAGCACTGGATCGCCGACATCGTGGAGCGGGCCCGGGTCGGCACCCTGCCCGCGCCCGAGGGCAGCGCGCTGCGCGCCGTCGCCGAGCACCGGGACGACCGGGGCCGGCTGCTCCCCCGCCGGATCGCCGCCGTGGAACTGCTCAACGTGCTGCGTCCGACCGTGGCCGTCGACCGGTACCTGGTCTTCGCCGCGCTCGCCCTGCACGACCACCCGGCCTGGCGGGACCGGGTCCGGGGCGACGACGACGCGACCGAGTGGTTCGTGCAGGAGGTCCGCCGCTACTACCCGTTCTTCCCGGTGGCCGCCGCCCGGGTCCGGCAGTCCTTCGACTGGCAGGGCCACCACTTCCCCCGGGGCCGGCGGGTGCTGCTCGACCTGTACGGCACCAACCACCACCCGGACGTGTGGCCCGAGCCGGAGCGGTTCCGCCCGGAGCGCTTCGCCGGCTGGCGCGACGACCCGTACGGCTTCGTGCCGCAGGGCGGCGGCGAGCACCTCGGCGGGCACCGCTGCGCCGGTGAGTGGATCACCATCGAGCTGATGAAGCGGGCGGTGACCCTGCTGACCACCGCGATGCGCTACGAGGTGCCACCGCAGGACCTGGCGCTGGACCTGAGCCGGATGCCCACGCTGCCGCCGAGCGGCTTCCTCCTCGAGAACGTGCGGCGCACCGACTGA
- a CDS encoding zinc-dependent alcohol dehydrogenase, with amino-acid sequence MRALCWEGVGKLAVRDVPEPGIRAEGDIIVKVRASSVCGSDLHLINGYLPAMREGDILGHEFMGEVVETGPGVRRLRVGDRVVVGSVVACGGCWYCRTEQYSLCDNSNPQPVLPEKLWGHSPAGILGYSHAAGGYSGSHAEYIRVPFGDVGAFKVPDGVADDAVVFASDAMPTGWMAADFCALKGGEVVAVWGAGGVGQMAARSAQILGAERVVVIDRLPERLATAAERLGVETINYAEADVLEALREMTAGRGPDACIEAVGMEAHDVGPIHAYDKAKQTARLTTDRPTSVRQAIMACRKGGTVSIVGVYGGLVDKFPLGAAMNKALVLRMGQMHAQRYIPMLLDRLAVGEIDPGYLATHPMSLEDGVRGYELFEKKEDACLRSVLHPTA; translated from the coding sequence GTGAGGGCGCTCTGCTGGGAAGGGGTCGGCAAGCTGGCGGTGCGGGACGTGCCCGAGCCGGGCATCCGCGCCGAGGGCGACATCATCGTCAAGGTCCGGGCCAGCAGCGTCTGCGGCTCCGACCTGCACCTGATCAACGGCTACCTCCCGGCGATGCGGGAGGGCGACATCCTCGGCCACGAGTTCATGGGCGAGGTCGTGGAGACCGGGCCCGGGGTACGGCGGCTGCGGGTCGGCGACCGGGTGGTGGTCGGCTCGGTGGTGGCCTGCGGCGGCTGCTGGTACTGCCGTACCGAGCAGTACTCGCTCTGCGACAACTCGAACCCGCAGCCGGTGCTGCCCGAGAAGCTCTGGGGTCACTCGCCGGCCGGCATCCTCGGCTACTCGCACGCCGCCGGCGGCTACTCCGGCAGCCACGCCGAGTACATCCGGGTGCCGTTCGGCGACGTCGGCGCGTTCAAGGTCCCGGACGGGGTGGCCGACGACGCGGTGGTCTTCGCCTCCGACGCCATGCCCACCGGCTGGATGGCCGCGGACTTCTGCGCGCTCAAGGGCGGCGAGGTGGTCGCCGTCTGGGGCGCGGGCGGGGTCGGCCAGATGGCCGCCCGGTCCGCGCAGATCCTCGGCGCGGAACGGGTCGTCGTCATCGACCGCCTGCCCGAGCGGCTCGCCACCGCCGCCGAGCGGCTCGGCGTGGAGACGATCAACTACGCCGAGGCCGACGTGCTGGAGGCGCTGCGGGAGATGACCGCCGGCCGGGGCCCGGACGCCTGCATCGAGGCGGTGGGCATGGAGGCGCACGACGTCGGCCCGATCCACGCGTACGACAAGGCGAAGCAGACCGCGCGGCTCACCACCGACCGGCCCACCTCGGTACGCCAGGCGATCATGGCGTGCCGCAAGGGCGGCACGGTCAGCATCGTCGGCGTCTACGGCGGGCTGGTCGACAAGTTCCCGCTCGGCGCGGCGATGAACAAGGCCCTGGTGCTGCGGATGGGGCAGATGCACGCCCAGCGCTACATCCCGATGCTGCTGGACCGGCTGGCCGTCGGCGAGATCGACCCCGGCTACCTGGCCACCCATCCGATGTCGCTGGAGGACGGCGTGCGCGGCTACGAGCTGTTCGAGAAGAAGGAGGACGCCTGCCTGCGCAGCGTCCTGCACCCGACCGCCTGA
- a CDS encoding SRPBCC family protein: protein MTSNATRWALLGATTVTALGVGRAIARRRRRHQPDRQGGWYVVRRGITVDRPMDAVIGFWTDRERLDRALAEWATLEQLDDNRWRCVASDPAGGGTEWRAEITVDGPGRLSWRVDEGPVPQQGHVDLVPAPQDRGTEIRAELRYRAGGPLRRMLGLIGGDEPDLGLRDALRRIKSLVETGQMIDTRHDPSGRNAAQERATDKVRERLSTGGRA from the coding sequence ATGACCAGCAACGCGACGAGGTGGGCGCTGCTCGGCGCCACCACGGTGACCGCGCTCGGGGTCGGCCGGGCGATCGCCCGCAGACGACGCCGCCACCAGCCGGACCGGCAGGGCGGCTGGTACGTGGTACGGCGCGGGATCACCGTGGACCGGCCGATGGACGCCGTCATCGGCTTCTGGACGGACCGGGAACGGCTGGACCGGGCCCTGGCCGAGTGGGCCACCCTGGAACAGCTCGACGACAACCGGTGGCGCTGCGTGGCGAGCGACCCGGCCGGCGGCGGCACCGAGTGGCGGGCCGAGATCACCGTCGACGGGCCGGGCCGGCTGAGCTGGCGGGTCGACGAGGGGCCGGTGCCGCAACAGGGGCACGTCGACCTGGTGCCCGCGCCGCAGGACCGCGGCACCGAGATCCGGGCCGAGCTGCGCTACCGCGCCGGTGGCCCGCTGCGCCGGATGCTCGGCCTCATCGGCGGGGACGAGCCCGACCTGGGGCTGCGCGACGCGTTGCGGCGGATCAAGTCGCTGGTCGAGACCGGCCAGATGATCGACACCCGGCACGACCCGTCCGGGCGGAACGCGGCGCAGGAGAGGGCGACCGACAAGGTCCGCGAGCGGCTGTCGACGGGAGGACGGGCGTGA
- a CDS encoding class I SAM-dependent DNA methyltransferase, producing MSFDASEYGRHIPADVYDTAFAHLDPDVAVDRLVVLADGGPVCEFGIGTGRLALPLLRRGIAVAGIEASAEMAARLKEKPDGDRIVVSTGDFAETRVPGEFALVLLAFNTIFALPDQARQVACFRNAAAHLRPGGRFVVEAWVPDPGAFRAGAALRPIRVAQEMVLLEAAHLHPAEQRMTTTKIHLSNDGVRLLPANHRYAWPAELDLMAELAGLHREHRWADWSGAAFTDDSRDHVTVYRRGEGA from the coding sequence GTGTCCTTCGACGCGAGCGAGTACGGCCGGCACATCCCCGCGGACGTCTACGACACGGCCTTCGCCCACCTCGATCCGGACGTCGCCGTGGACCGGCTGGTGGTCCTCGCCGACGGCGGGCCGGTCTGCGAGTTCGGCATCGGCACCGGGCGGCTGGCCCTGCCGTTGCTGCGCCGCGGGATCGCCGTCGCCGGCATCGAGGCCTCGGCCGAGATGGCGGCCCGGTTGAAGGAGAAGCCCGACGGCGACCGGATCGTGGTCAGCACCGGTGACTTCGCCGAGACCCGGGTGCCGGGCGAGTTCGCGCTGGTGCTGCTCGCCTTCAACACGATCTTCGCGCTGCCGGACCAGGCCCGCCAGGTGGCCTGCTTCCGCAACGCCGCCGCGCACCTGCGGCCCGGCGGCCGGTTCGTCGTCGAGGCGTGGGTGCCCGATCCCGGCGCCTTCCGGGCCGGGGCGGCGCTGCGTCCGATCCGGGTGGCGCAGGAGATGGTGCTGCTGGAGGCGGCGCACCTGCACCCCGCCGAGCAACGGATGACCACCACCAAGATCCACCTCAGCAACGACGGGGTGCGGCTCCTGCCCGCCAACCACCGCTACGCCTGGCCCGCCGAGCTGGACCTGATGGCCGAGCTGGCCGGACTGCACCGGGAGCACCGCTGGGCGGACTGGTCCGGCGCGGCCTTCACCGACGACAGCCGCGACCACGTGACGGTCTACCGGCGCGGGGAGGGGGCGTGA
- a CDS encoding glycosyltransferase produces MSAPARDEPATATGPGVRAPRLPVEYVLPLRWSDDTGLAELTGYLRRLSRLVDVTVVDGSPPQVHDRHAAAWHGLVRHLPVDPALRGINGKVLGVLTGVAAARHEHVVIADDDVRYDEPALRAAHRLLDEFDLVRPQNYFDPLPWHAWWDTGRTLLNRALAADWPGTLAVRRSTFRVMGGYDPDVLFENLELVRTVRAYGGTETAPAWLFVRRLPPTAAHFRSQRVRQAYDDLAQPGRLLVSLAVLPGVAVALAARRPGLLLTAAATAVAVAEVGRRRGGGTRVFPARTALAAPAWLLERGFCSWLAVGGRLLRGGVRYAGHRIRRPAHSTRVLRRRLTPVEPSDLVAWVGADLTPRT; encoded by the coding sequence GTGAGCGCCCCGGCCCGGGACGAACCGGCCACCGCGACGGGCCCCGGCGTCCGCGCGCCACGGCTGCCCGTCGAGTACGTCCTGCCGCTGCGCTGGTCCGACGACACCGGCCTGGCCGAGCTGACCGGCTACCTCCGGCGGCTGTCCCGCCTGGTCGACGTGACCGTGGTGGACGGCTCCCCGCCGCAGGTCCACGACCGGCACGCCGCCGCCTGGCACGGCCTCGTCCGGCACCTGCCGGTCGACCCGGCGCTGCGCGGGATCAACGGCAAGGTGCTCGGTGTGCTGACCGGGGTCGCCGCGGCCCGGCACGAGCACGTGGTGATCGCCGACGACGACGTCCGGTACGACGAGCCGGCGCTGCGCGCCGCGCACCGGCTGCTGGACGAGTTCGACCTGGTCCGCCCGCAGAACTACTTCGACCCGCTGCCCTGGCACGCCTGGTGGGACACCGGCCGGACGCTGCTCAACCGGGCGCTGGCCGCCGACTGGCCGGGCACCCTGGCGGTGCGCCGCAGCACCTTCCGGGTGATGGGCGGCTACGACCCGGACGTGCTGTTCGAGAACCTGGAGCTGGTCCGCACCGTGCGGGCGTACGGCGGCACCGAGACCGCCCCGGCCTGGCTGTTCGTCCGCCGGCTGCCGCCGACCGCGGCGCACTTCCGCAGCCAGCGGGTCCGCCAGGCGTACGACGACCTGGCCCAGCCCGGGCGGCTGCTGGTCTCGCTGGCGGTGCTCCCGGGCGTGGCGGTCGCGCTGGCCGCCCGACGGCCCGGCCTGCTGCTGACGGCTGCCGCGACAGCGGTGGCGGTGGCCGAGGTGGGCCGGCGTCGGGGCGGCGGGACGCGGGTCTTCCCCGCCCGCACCGCGCTGGCGGCGCCGGCCTGGCTGCTGGAACGCGGGTTCTGCTCCTGGCTCGCGGTGGGCGGGCGGCTGCTGCGCGGCGGGGTGCGGTACGCCGGCCACCGGATCCGCCGGCCCGCCCACTCCACCCGGGTGCTGCGCCGCCGGCTCACCCCGGTCGAGCCGAGCGACCTCGTCGCCTGGGTGGGCGCCGACCTGACGCCCCGCACCTGA
- a CDS encoding DUF3618 domain-containing protein, translated as MSTDPAQIRREIEATRNSLSSDVDALAYKVSPGRIVDDRKQRVRSALHNVKDKVMGSASDLGHSTSHAAHSVGGQASSAASTVSDKAHSAAATVGDAAHRAPQVIRQKSEGNPLAAGLIAFGVGMLVSSLVPATRREQELAAQVKEKATEHSGVVKEKLGEVATELKEELREPAQHATESVRSTAQDAVQNVKDDTRSAAHDVKDQAQQSREQVRY; from the coding sequence ATGAGCACCGATCCCGCCCAGATCCGCCGGGAGATCGAAGCCACCCGTAACAGCCTCAGCTCCGACGTGGACGCCCTGGCGTACAAGGTGAGCCCCGGCCGCATCGTCGACGACCGCAAGCAGCGGGTGCGCAGCGCCCTGCACAACGTTAAGGACAAGGTGATGGGAAGCGCTTCCGACCTCGGCCACAGCACCAGCCACGCCGCCCACTCGGTGGGGGGCCAGGCCTCCTCGGCGGCCTCCACGGTGAGCGACAAGGCGCACTCGGCGGCGGCCACCGTCGGGGACGCCGCGCACCGGGCACCCCAGGTGATCCGGCAGAAGTCCGAGGGCAACCCGCTGGCCGCCGGCCTGATCGCGTTCGGCGTCGGCATGCTGGTCTCCTCGCTGGTCCCGGCGACCCGTCGGGAGCAGGAGCTGGCCGCCCAGGTCAAGGAGAAGGCCACCGAGCACAGCGGCGTGGTCAAGGAGAAGCTGGGCGAGGTCGCCACCGAGCTGAAGGAGGAACTGCGCGAGCCGGCGCAGCACGCCACCGAGTCGGTGCGCTCCACCGCCCAGGACGCCGTGCAGAACGTCAAGGACGACACCAGGTCGGCCGCGCACGACGTCAAGGACCAGGCGCAGCAGTCCCGCGAACAGGTCCGGTACTGA
- a CDS encoding phage holin family protein: MSMSTQSGVDPGHHPAGPPHTADEVRGSSIGELMRSVTTDLSTLMRQEVELAKAEIRQEGKKAGKAAGFYGGAGFGGYMVALFVSIAGWQFLDNVMDSGLAALIVAVVWAVVAAVLYSKAKKNAERIRGLKQTNESVQRIPDALKPHPEGVTR; the protein is encoded by the coding sequence ATGAGCATGTCGACGCAGTCCGGTGTGGACCCCGGACACCACCCCGCGGGTCCCCCGCACACCGCGGACGAGGTCAGGGGCAGCTCGATCGGTGAGCTGATGCGGTCGGTCACCACCGACCTGTCGACCCTGATGCGCCAGGAGGTGGAGCTGGCCAAGGCCGAGATCCGCCAGGAGGGCAAGAAGGCGGGCAAGGCCGCCGGGTTCTACGGCGGCGCCGGCTTCGGCGGCTACATGGTGGCGCTGTTCGTGTCCATCGCCGGGTGGCAGTTCCTGGACAACGTCATGGACTCGGGCCTGGCGGCGCTGATCGTGGCCGTCGTCTGGGCCGTGGTCGCCGCGGTCCTCTACTCCAAGGCAAAGAAGAACGCCGAGCGTATCCGCGGCCTCAAGCAGACCAACGAGAGCGTGCAGCGCATCCCCGACGCGCTCAAGCCCCACCCGGAGGGAGTCACCCGATGA
- a CDS encoding DUF4383 domain-containing protein gives MARDVRRRAPAGPKPRLRTAATAVAAIFVLVGVLGFVPGVTTGYGDMTFAGHHSGAKLLGLFQVSILHNLLHLLFGLAGLALARTVAGARLFLAGGGAAYLGLWLYGFAIDRESAANFIPVNEADNWLHLVLGFGMLALGLLVSNDAGTGGRLDTPIDRP, from the coding sequence ATGGCACGTGACGTGCGCCGGCGCGCACCGGCGGGCCCGAAGCCCCGGCTCCGGACCGCCGCCACCGCGGTGGCCGCGATCTTCGTCCTGGTCGGGGTGCTCGGCTTCGTCCCGGGCGTCACCACGGGGTACGGGGACATGACCTTCGCCGGGCACCACTCCGGCGCGAAGCTGCTCGGCCTGTTCCAGGTGTCGATCCTGCACAACCTGCTGCACCTGCTCTTCGGCCTGGCCGGGCTGGCGCTGGCCCGTACCGTCGCCGGCGCCCGGCTGTTCCTGGCCGGCGGCGGCGCGGCCTACCTGGGGCTGTGGCTGTACGGCTTCGCCATCGACCGGGAGAGCGCGGCCAACTTCATCCCGGTCAACGAGGCCGACAACTGGCTGCACCTGGTGCTCGGCTTCGGCATGCTCGCCCTCGGCCTGCTGGTGTCCAACGACGCCGGCACGGGAGGCCGGCTGGACACCCCCATCGACCGCCCCTGA
- a CDS encoding DUF6766 family protein has translation MPRWIRDNALSVTMLGAFVVFLSLQSVFGWQTHNEELAEYGAASIDWLTYLGSGHFAESVFENWESEFLQMGGYVLLTAYLVQKGSAESKPEDQSDRPEDDARRAGPDAPWPVRAGGLPLVVYRNSLSLALLLIFLGSFVGHLFGGTAEYNEQQALSTGAPRISAWEFLGTSEFWFQSMQNWQSEFLAVGVLIVLSIVLRQHASPESKPVTAAHAQTGA, from the coding sequence ATGCCCCGGTGGATCCGCGACAACGCGTTGAGCGTCACGATGCTGGGCGCGTTCGTCGTCTTCCTGAGCCTGCAGAGCGTCTTCGGCTGGCAGACCCACAACGAGGAGCTGGCCGAGTACGGCGCCGCGTCGATCGACTGGCTGACCTACCTGGGCAGCGGGCACTTCGCCGAGTCCGTCTTCGAGAACTGGGAGTCGGAGTTCCTCCAGATGGGCGGGTACGTGCTGCTCACCGCGTACCTGGTGCAGAAGGGCTCGGCCGAGTCCAAGCCGGAGGACCAGAGCGACCGCCCCGAGGACGACGCCCGCCGGGCCGGCCCGGACGCCCCCTGGCCGGTCCGCGCCGGGGGTCTCCCGCTGGTGGTCTACCGCAACAGCCTCTCCCTGGCCCTACTGCTGATCTTCCTCGGCTCGTTCGTCGGCCACCTGTTCGGCGGGACGGCCGAGTACAACGAGCAGCAGGCCCTCTCCACCGGCGCGCCGCGGATCAGCGCCTGGGAGTTCCTCGGCACCAGCGAGTTCTGGTTCCAGTCCATGCAGAACTGGCAGAGCGAGTTCCTCGCCGTCGGGGTGCTGATCGTGCTGAGCATCGTCCTGCGCCAGCACGCCTCGCCGGAGTCCAAGCCGGTCACCGCGGCGCACGCGCAGACCGGCGCCTGA
- a CDS encoding GNAT family N-acetyltransferase — MLIESRPATDPEIDTLVVAQQRELREADGGLDGQVTLTHDDIRYLAVVLDGRAVACGGIQSLDATTGEVKRMYVRPAHRGRGIARQLLTALEELAFRQGHSVVCLETGVYLPAAIALYTSCGYEPIPVYGEYVDNPYSVCFAKRLRVAA, encoded by the coding sequence ATGTTGATCGAGTCGCGGCCCGCCACCGATCCCGAGATCGACACCCTCGTCGTCGCCCAGCAGCGGGAGCTGCGGGAGGCCGACGGAGGGCTGGACGGGCAGGTCACCCTCACCCACGACGACATCCGCTACCTGGCGGTGGTGCTCGACGGTCGGGCGGTGGCCTGCGGTGGGATCCAGTCCCTGGACGCCACCACCGGCGAGGTGAAGCGGATGTACGTCCGCCCCGCCCACCGGGGGCGGGGGATCGCCCGGCAGTTGCTGACCGCGCTGGAGGAGCTGGCCTTCCGGCAGGGGCACTCGGTGGTCTGCCTGGAGACCGGGGTGTACCTGCCGGCCGCGATCGCGCTCTACACCTCCTGCGGGTACGAGCCCATCCCGGTCTACGGCGAGTACGTCGACAATCCGTACAGCGTGTGCTTCGCCAAGCGGCTGCGGGTGGCCGCCTGA
- the obgE gene encoding GTPase ObgE, whose protein sequence is MTTFVDRVVLHMQAGDGGHGCVSIHREKFKPFGGPDGGDGGHGGSVSLVVDPQVTTLLDFHFRPHLKAENGKGGAGSNRDGANGRDLMIKVPNGTVVQTLDGTVLADLVGVGTTFEAARGGRGGRGNASLANARRKAPGFAELGEPGDRLDVVLELKSVADVGLVGFPSAGKSSLISVISAAKPKIADYPFTTLVPNLGVVRVDNHTFTVADVPGLIPGAASGKGLGLEFLRHVERCAVLVHVVDTATLEPGRDPLADIDTIEAELAEYGGLADRPRLVALNKIDVPDGRDLAEIVRPDLLARGFRVFEVSTATREGLKELTYAMAELVEQSRAAAPPAEPTRIVIRPKAVDDQGFTIEAEPDGSFTVRGTRPERWVRQTNFDNDEAVGFLADRLARLGVEEKLAKAGAQPGDLVRIGEREFDWQPTLYAGADFVPGNRGTDVRLEEKSTRASAAERLAARKARRQRPEDELEAAPTTEAAADADDDWE, encoded by the coding sequence GTGACGACGTTCGTTGACCGGGTCGTCCTGCACATGCAGGCCGGCGACGGCGGGCACGGCTGTGTCTCCATCCACCGGGAGAAGTTCAAGCCCTTCGGCGGCCCGGACGGCGGCGACGGCGGGCACGGCGGCAGCGTGTCGCTGGTGGTCGACCCGCAGGTGACCACGCTGCTCGACTTCCACTTCCGCCCGCACCTCAAGGCCGAGAACGGCAAGGGCGGGGCCGGCTCGAACCGGGACGGGGCCAACGGCCGCGACCTGATGATCAAGGTCCCGAACGGCACCGTCGTGCAGACCCTCGACGGCACGGTCCTGGCCGACCTGGTCGGCGTCGGCACCACCTTCGAGGCGGCCCGGGGCGGGCGCGGTGGCCGGGGCAACGCCTCGCTGGCCAACGCCCGGCGCAAGGCCCCCGGCTTCGCCGAGCTGGGCGAGCCCGGCGACCGGCTGGACGTGGTGCTGGAGCTCAAGAGCGTCGCCGACGTCGGCCTGGTCGGGTTCCCGTCCGCCGGCAAGTCCTCGCTGATCTCGGTGATCTCGGCGGCCAAGCCGAAGATCGCCGACTACCCGTTCACCACCCTGGTGCCGAACCTGGGCGTGGTGCGGGTGGACAACCACACCTTCACCGTCGCCGACGTGCCGGGCCTGATCCCGGGCGCGGCGTCCGGCAAGGGCCTGGGCCTGGAGTTCCTCCGCCACGTCGAGCGCTGCGCCGTGCTGGTGCACGTGGTCGACACCGCGACGCTGGAGCCCGGCCGGGACCCGCTGGCCGACATCGACACCATCGAGGCCGAGCTGGCCGAGTACGGCGGGCTGGCCGACCGGCCCCGTCTCGTCGCGCTCAACAAGATCGACGTGCCGGACGGGCGCGACCTCGCGGAGATCGTCCGCCCCGACCTGCTGGCGCGCGGTTTCCGCGTCTTCGAGGTCTCCACGGCCACCCGCGAAGGGCTCAAGGAGCTCACGTACGCGATGGCCGAGCTGGTCGAGCAGTCCCGCGCCGCCGCGCCGCCGGCCGAGCCGACCCGGATCGTGATCCGGCCCAAGGCGGTCGACGACCAGGGCTTCACCATCGAGGCGGAGCCGGACGGGTCGTTCACCGTGCGGGGGACGCGGCCCGAGCGCTGGGTGCGGCAGACCAACTTCGACAACGACGAGGCCGTTGGCTTCCTGGCCGACCGGCTGGCCCGTCTCGGCGTGGAGGAGAAGCTGGCCAAGGCCGGCGCCCAACCGGGCGACCTGGTGCGCATCGGGGAGCGCGAGTTCGACTGGCAGCCCACCCTCTACGCCGGCGCCGACTTCGTTCCCGGCAACCGGGGCACCGACGTCCGGCTGGAGGAGAAGTCGACCCGGGCGTCGGCGGCGGAGCGGCTGGCCGCCCGCAAGGCGCGACGGCAGCGTCCCGAGGACGAGCTGGAGGCCGCTCCGACGACCGAGGCGGCCGCCGACGCCGACGACGACTGGGAGTAG
- the rpmA gene encoding 50S ribosomal protein L27, with protein MAHKKGASSSRNGRDSAAQRLGVKRFGGQVVSAGEILIRQRGTKFHPGDLVGRGGDDTLFALAAGAVQFGTKRGRKTVSIVPQQ; from the coding sequence ATGGCTCACAAAAAGGGTGCGTCCAGCTCGCGTAACGGCCGTGACTCCGCGGCCCAGCGACTCGGCGTGAAGCGCTTCGGTGGTCAGGTCGTCAGCGCGGGTGAGATCCTCATCCGTCAGCGTGGCACCAAGTTCCACCCCGGTGACCTGGTCGGCCGCGGCGGCGACGACACGCTCTTCGCGCTGGCCGCCGGTGCGGTCCAGTTCGGCACCAAGCGTGGTCGCAAGACCGTCAGCATCGTGCCGCAGCAGTAG